From one Lycium barbarum isolate Lr01 chromosome 6, ASM1917538v2, whole genome shotgun sequence genomic stretch:
- the LOC132643571 gene encoding transcription factor MYB46-like translates to MRKPEFSSSSGSNNNNNNNNTNVKLRKGLWSPEEDEKLMHYMLTNGQGCWSDVARNAGLQRCGKSCRLRWINYLRPDLKRGAFSPQEEEHIIHLHSLLGNRWSQIAARLPGRTDNEIKNFWNSTLKKRLKNSSSSSTPSPNASDSSSDQPCKDLNMGVTQQGFMSMQKHNLMSMYMDSTSCSSSSMALNTIIDPLPTLEHTLISGFNAPSYLSTTQPGMAQGGNIVSTNGGSLFYGNNHGIFGGNINMEGHELYVPPLESLSIEYQNVENGNFVQRNSHHQNNNNPNNMTNLNTSHNFNSSSNIKVENFGGIGNYWEGDDLKVGEWDLEELMKDVSAFPFLDFQVE, encoded by the exons ATGAGGAAGCCTGAGTTCTCCTCCTCCTCCGGcagtaacaacaacaataacaataataacacgAACGTGAAACTAAGAAAAGGGTTGTGGTCACCGGAGGAAGATGAGAAGCTCATGCATTATATGCTAACAAATGGACAAGGGTGTTGGAGTGATGTAGCAAGAAATGCTGGTTTACAAAGATGTGGAAAGAGTTGCAGGCTAAGATGGATTAATTATTTGAGGCCAGATCTTAAGAGAGGTGCATTTTCACCTCAAGAAGAAGAGCATATTATACATTTGCATTCCCTTCTTGGTAACAG GTGGTCTCAAATAGCTGCACGTTTGCCTGGGCGTACTGATAATGAAATCAAGAATTTTTGGAATTCGACCTTGAAAAAGAGGTTAAAGAACTCATCCTCTTCCTCTACACCATCACCAAATGCAAGTGATTCATCCTCAGATCAGCCTTGCAAAGACCTCAACATGGGAGTCACTCAACAAGGATTCATGTCAATGCAAAAGCATAACCTAATGTCCATGTACATGGACTCAACCTCGTGTTCCTCCTCGTCCATGGCCCTAAACACCATTATTGATCCTTTGCCCACGCTCGAGCACACGCTAATTAGTGGATTCAACGCGCCCTCATACTTGAGTACTACACAACCAGGCATGGCACAAGGAGGGAATATTGTGAGTACTAATGGTGGAAGTCTTTTCTATGGAAATAATCATGGGATATTTGGAGGAAATATTAATATGGAAGGTCATGAGCTCTATGTTCCCCCATTGGAGAGTCTCAGTATTGAGTATCAAAATGTTGAAAACGGGAATTTTGTTCAAAGGAACAGTCATCATCAGAACAACAATAACCCTAACAACATGACCAACTTGAATACTAGCCATAATTTCAATAGTAGTAGTAATATCAAAGTAGAAAATTTTGGAGGGATAGGGAATTATTGGGAAGGAGATGATCTAAAAGTGGGAGAGTGGGACTTGGAGGAATTGATGAAGGATGTTTCAGCTTTCCCTTTTCTTGATTTCCAAGTTGAATAA